The Vibrio quintilis DNA window GCCTTTTGATGCAATTATTCTCTCCCGCCAGGTGAATCCATCTCAGTTTGTAGAGACTGGTCAGACGGTGTTTGAAGTGGCTTCCAGCCATGCTCTGGATATTCGGGTTCCTGTGCCGGCGCAAGACTGGAACCAGTTGCGAAAAATTTTACCGGAGACAAATATTGAAGTGGTCAGTCAATATTCTCATCGCTGGCCGGCAAGTGTCCGTTATCTTTCTCCCCGGCTGGATCGTTCAACCCGGCAGCGGCAGCTGATTCTGACGGTACATAATCCTTATGAAAAAAAGCCGTATCTGCTGATGCATCAACAGGTACGGGTTCATATTCAGCTGGCGGCTTCTCCTCTGGCGATGAAGATCCCGGCTACAGCATTGACCCGGGATGGACAGGTATGGACGGTGAATAAACAAAACCAGCTGGTCCGGGAAGAGGTCACCATGCTGGAAGAGCAGCAAGCGTGGGTTTGGGTTGTTTTTGCCCGTGACCCGCAGCGTTCAAGAAATCTTGTTGTGTATCCGTTGCTTTCGATGCTGCCGGGACAGCAGGTGACGCCGGAAGTCATCCAGCCGGAGGTAGCAGAATGAAAGGATTAACCCGTTGGTTTATTGAGAATCCGGTGGCAGCCAATTTACTGATGGTG harbors:
- a CDS encoding efflux RND transporter periplasmic adaptor subunit codes for the protein MKKQKLIPIIAATTFLIFIAGLIVIMAEQSEPSIQPPKHGYPPVSVMKATVHHHRPVLTLFGTTFPRWQSEVKAQTTGKVTWLDVHSEPGVLVPESQTLVRLDNTALQAGVASAFSAVKQAELTLERELHEQTVAVKMLSSQKAPAYARRIPQLAAAKADLQQAKKLYENARKQLNDAVIKAPFDAIILSRQVNPSQFVETGQTVFEVASSHALDIRVPVPAQDWNQLRKILPETNIEVVSQYSHRWPASVRYLSPRLDRSTRQRQLILTVHNPYEKKPYLLMHQQVRVHIQLAASPLAMKIPATALTRDGQVWTVNKQNQLVREEVTMLEEQQAWVWVVFARDPQRSRNLVVYPLLSMLPGQQVTPEVIQPEVAE